From the Theileria equi strain WA chromosome 4 map unlocalized gcontig_1105316255041, whole genome shotgun sequence genome, one window contains:
- a CDS encoding hypothetical protein (encoded by transcript BEWA_050570A), translating into MRIFALVYLVAILGFHKVQCDGLSMDDQSLSMEGTSQGNDYGPLVPQPENQGVGQERSEASGLALDVVNLDSSNFTLFECNDNGNEIIFVIPRNDVSVDMVVCGETTIWTPGEDEEFEYAKLFLKDGEPRIVFIAKSKDSTATGRWYARNGDVWENCKDTYQEKIKAIREEIPRTNSFILNLEEDKDTEECTIFDAKLIGAPMRLYFAKPEYSAEEVMYNRTSIWKGSKDELCTACDLYFNKGELSFLILSVKENDVIRYEYFETRGKEWKTMTSEEFNNRRKEAQTTHGNFDVQEESAKKEKKRSKRNALGQLFSRNKEQESTYSQSHKQSSSQEENAESERSQEGEHATVSSGQDGIILDLSQPDETKLDVYAETKSEVTVKAYTPKDWLHISSVMDAGATVWKSSGDEKCTFVESYAKGGVELLYLETSGGTMSKYFEKVDGQWNEIDEELFYEKARTFIGESGKDASLDLASPSRLLCKSFEYSFAGNAIRLIVPNKGVTVSKLLNGTEEVYTLSSEEEFDHTKVYLNKDGKPELASVTLKTSSGVSHKAYSKNGGGWTFCADSETKMKGLRTSATFKSNFTMDISSVTSTKECTVFEVYLLGVTTRHFYPKPGYVSIKVKDGDKRLWTFINPSDACLFCFIYKRDNKEVLEMAVVNGILRRWKFFERVDGNEWKKVDKGKFLGKLKEIREPENPVSIFASKVDLTLFNVVGSVEENVKVLKLTVKYGVKATELKYDDKEVWSGKARLSKSSSVVEALLYFDENAPVLVAIRAVKGGKESTVYRYYDGSKWKDDKEDDHKNKLETLKEGLKPTTTSSSSSSIALDLANPDQSKVLVYDRSGNGIKSKNYSPKDGHHISSVVDGGMSIWNATGDERCTLVKLSTRGDSSLLLMSLESAKKCFEKVNGAWNEVDETQFDKMEEMKGGVIVEASQDNTSSESIQSQSGQTNQQESYDTQTSSQSVNIPEDQDPMTDNSEGNDTVDADSSITPDDTVREASEGEVESKKEDDREYKEPISVTEDLIQNSEKSMPSENAALEEANYMSSDQNPVDPSKLDENGAGSSESSTDGQSNEVSTDGFSDRAKEMMEGEQEIPEVKLQTVEDNNTTGVSDSTSSTQEDKKQSGVSDTQSSEGSVNEPQNGSTVESTNPFEPSKPDDELKGEEELPEASESTPGIMDKIKNFKSSAISSVFSSNKNQESNNTADSSNDSKNSSKQSKLKKTFSGLGNKAKNIMNSKQ; encoded by the coding sequence ATGAGAATTTTCGCACTGGTTTATCTCGTGGCAATCCTAGGATTTCACAAGGTCCAGTGTGATGGgttgtctatggatgatCAAAGTTTATCTATGGAAGGAACTTCTCAAGGGAATGATTATGGACCTTTAGTACCACAACCTGAGAATCAAGGCGTTGGACAAGAACGGTCTGAAGCATCAGGCTTAGCTCTAGACGTTGTGAATCTGGACTCCTCCAATTTCACACTTTTTGAATGCAATGACAATGGGAATGAAATCATCTTTGTGATCCCTCGCAATGATGTATCCGTAGACATGGTAGTTTGTGGCGAGACGACAATTTGGACTCCTggagaggatgaagaatttgaaTACGCCAAGCTGTTCCTCAAGGATGGAGAACCACGTATTGTCTTTATTGCCAAGAGCAAAGACTCTACAGCGACTGGTAGATGGTATGCAAGGAATGGAGATGTTTGGGAAAACTGTAAAGATACGTATCAAGAAAAGATTAAAGCAATTAGAGAAGAAATTCCCCGCACaaactcattcattctaAATCTTGAAGAGGATAAGGATACTGAGGAATGCACAATATTCGATGCAAAGCTTATTGGAGCTCCAATGAGGCTGTATTTTGCAAAGCCTGAATATTCCGCTGAGGAGGTAATGTATAACAGAACATCCATATGGAAAGGCTCCAAGGACGAACTCTGCACGGCATGTGACTTGTACTTTAACAAAGGAGAACTCTCATTCCTTATTCTAAGCGTCAAGGAGAATGATGTGATAAGATACGAATACTTTGAAACGAGGggtaaagaatggaagacTATGACTTCTGAAGAGTTCAATAACAGACGTAAGGAAGCTCAAACTACTCACGGCAATTTTGATGTTCAAGAGGAATCTGCAAAAAAAGAAAAGAAGCGTTCAAAACGGAATGCTCTTGGACAGTTATTTTCAAGAAATAAAGAACAAGAGTCAACTTATAGTCAAAGTCATAAACAATCATCTTCTCAAGAAGAGAATGCAGAATCTGAGAGGAGCCAGGAAGGTGAGCATGCAACAGTCTCTTCTGGACAAGATGGAATTATTCTAGACCTATCACAACCTGATGAAACAAAGTTAGATGTGTATGCAGAAACAAAATCAGAGGTAACTGTTAAGGcatatactccaaaagattGGCTCCATATCTCCTCTGTTATGGATGCCGGAGCTACTGTCTGGAaatcttctggagatgagaAGTGTAcatttgtagaatcttaTGCTAAGGGTGGCGTAGAACTTCTTTACCTGGAGACTTCCGGTGGTACTATGTCtaagtactttgagaaagtaGATGGACAGTGGAATGAgattgatgaagaattgTTTTATGAGAAAGCAAGGACATTcattggagaatctggaaaagatgCTTCTCTTGATCTTGCTAGTCCAAGTAGATTACTATGCAAATCCTTCGAGTATTCTTTTGCCGGCAATGCCATAAGACTCATTGTTCCAAATAAAGGAGTTACTGTATCTAAGCTTTTAAATGGCACTGAAGAGGTTTATACTCTTTCATCCGAAGAGGAATTTGACCATACTAAGGTCTATCTcaacaaggatggtaaaCCTGAACTTGCGTCAGTTACTCTCAAAACATCTTCTGGAGTCTCACATAAGGCTTACTCCAAGAATGGAGGTGGTTGGACATTTTGTGCTGATAGTGAGACCAAGATGAAGGGTTTAAGAACCTCTGCAACTTTCAAATCTAACTTCACCATGGATATTTCCTCAGTCACTAGTACTAAAGAATGCACTGTTTTTGAAGTATATCTCTTGGGAGTTACCACTAGACACTTTTACCCTAAGCCTGGCTATGTCTCTATCaaagtaaaggatggagataaaagaCTATGGACTTTTATAAATCCTTCAGATGCTTGTCTTTTTTGCTTTATTTATAAACGTGACAATAAGGAAGTATTGGAGATGGCAGtggtgaatggaatatTAAGGAGATGGAAATTCTTTGAAAGAGTAGAtggtaatgaatggaagaaggTTGACAAGGGTAAATTTTTAGGTAAGCTAAAGGAAATTAGAGAACCTGAAAATCCTGTAAGCATTTTTGCTTCCAAGGTCGACCTtactctctttaatgttGTGGGCTCTGTTGAGGAGAATGTAAAAGTTCTTAAACTTACTGTAAAGTACGGTGTTAAAGCTACTGAGCTAAAGTATGATGATAAGGAGGTATGGTCTGGTAAAGCGAGATTGAGTAAATCTTCAAGTGTAGTGGAGGCTCTGCTATACTTTGATGAGAATGCTCCGGTATTAGTTGCTATCAGAGCAGTCAAAGGGGGTAAAGAATCCACGGTTTATAGATACTATGATGGTAGTaagtggaaggatgataaagaagatgacCATAAAAATAAGCTAGAAACCCTAAAGGAGGGACTTAAACCTACTACTacttcttcttcttcttcttccattgcTTTAGATCTTGCAAATCCTGACCAGTCAAAAGTACTTGTATATGACCGCTCTGGTAATGGAATAAAGTCAAAGAattattctccaaaagatgGTCATCATATCTCCTCTGTTGTTGACGGAGGAATGAGCATATGGAATGCCACTGGAGACGAGAGATGCACACTTGTAAAATTATCGACGAGGGGAGATTCCTCCCTGCTTTTAATGTCTCTTGAAAGTGCTAAAAAGTGctttgaaaaggtaaatggAGCATGGAATGAAGTCGACGAGACACAATTTGATAAGATGGAGGAGATGAAGGGAGGAGTGATTGTTGAGGCATCTCAGGACAACACTTCCTCAGAGAGCATACAATCTCAGAGTGGACAAACAAATCAACAAGAATCTTATGATACGCAGACAAGTTCCCAATCTGTAAACATCCCTGAAGATCAAGACCCTATGACCGATAATTCTGAAGGTAATGATACAGTCGATGCCGATTCTTCTATAACTCCTGATGATACTGTGAGAGAAGCCTCGGAAGGGGAAGTTGAATCgaagaaggaagatgatagagaatataaagaacCAATTTCCGTCACTGAAGATCTAATTCAGAACTCTGAGAAAAGCATGCCTTCAGAAAATGCAGCTTTAGAGGAAGCGAATTACATGTCATCAGACCAAAATCCTGTTGACCCTTCCAAACTGGATGAGAATGGAGCAGGTTCATCGGAGAGTTCTACTGATGGACAATCTAATGAAGTTTCCACAGACGGATTTAGTGACAGGGCAAAGGAAATGATGGAGGGTGAACAAGAAATTCCAGAGGTTAAATTACAAACAGTAGAGGATAATAATACCACAGGAGTATCAGATTCAACATCATCCACTCAGGAAGATAAAAAGCAAAGTGGTGTCTCGGATACCCAGTCCAGTGAAGGTTCTGTCAACGAACCGCAAAATGGCTCAACTGTAGAAAGTACGAATCCATTTGAACCTTCAAAACCTGATGATGAACTAaagggtgaagaagaattgCCAGAGGCTTCAGAATCAACTCCTGGAATAATGGACAAGattaaaaactttaaatcttctgCTATATCCAGTGTATTTTCTTCAAACAAAAATCAGGAAAGTAACAATACTGCAGACAGTTCAAATGATAGTAAGAATTCGTCAAAACAGAGTAAACTTAAGAAAACTTTCTCGGGACTAGGTAATAAGGCAAAAAATATTATGAATAGCAAACAGTGA
- a CDS encoding hypothetical protein (encoded by transcript BEWA_050580A), giving the protein MSNEWLTLGLDKKCEGICGCSASNTGNFTTEKGNNPNAVGFVALTHSLKQGGRFTLKRELDGGEQLGEDQDNIPDVEKVFVYYCDKGYESSNAKPLLIEVKDGGNMSTYYLRYENGEVEGHANEKVWKKHAGGGRSLQDLLNERNLVRNNRYALYLDNPKKTLGLDSSFAKKIKVQSVTDQKIPLPGTNYNVKGYKLNGQDNGKGNTRFSMAIFDKKKTDIKIPDKATEVPIAVLFKVDGNKSRLFYSKNKNGTEWGEHGSGNTPYDNYDSQLTETFIKQLDEFSCEHHKGVTIDLSFSRNGSYCCDKHADKKKGTGGMVTVQDIQVSCNEPGHTSSRIPYHKHSISGRDYKLAGIRYESGGTGKSITLDGQFPIPGVDSVSAFYCGNNPVLIYVEGNGQVKGVTEKTERLRSPGAGIPEKNVKEEKGDQDVSEPDVKSEEQDTDESGGLSSQGKDGSPSVSKAKGPEVDLKPQEDSEQRQPVDLPSVRGYQHTTGSFGKSTNQVGGTQPGDVRAEGESGDTGAQTQDTAAKDTHPTKEADSGTEGSPQPLIGTTVATVGLGSWAIFGASSGTLTEAIPTLKAASEKALTDPLKSEPVISTDTEHSKEPLKHQVPDTV; this is encoded by the exons atgagtaaTGAATGGCTCACTTTGGGGCTAGACAAAAAATGTGAAGGAATATGCGGGTGCTCAGCCAGTAATACCGGAAATTTTACTACCGAAAAAGGGAATAATCCAAATGCTGTTGGATTTGTTGCGCTTACTCATTCCCTCAAACAAGGGGGTAGATTTACTCTTAAGAGAGAATTAGATGGAGGTGAGCAACTAGGTGAGGATCAAGATAATATACCGGATGTTGAGAAAGTTTTTGTCTATTACTGTGACAAGGGCTATGAGAGTAGCAATGCAAAACCCCTACTTATTGAGGTTAAGGACGGTGGAAATATGTCAACATACTACCTGAGATATGAGAATGGTGAAGTAGAAGGACATGCTAATGAAAAGGTCTGGAAAAAGCACGctggaggaggaagatcTTTACAAGATTTGTTGAATGAAAGAAATTTAGTTAGGAATAACCGCTATGCTCTTTATCTTGATAATCCTAAGAAGACTCTTGGTTTGGATTCAAGTTTTGCaaagaagataaaagtACAATCTGTTACTGATCAAAAAATTCCGCTTCCTGGTACTAACTATAATGTTAAAGGGTATAAACTCAATGGTCAAGATAATGGTAAAGGAAACACTAGGTTTTCTATGGCAATCTTTGACAAGAAAAAGACCGACATTAAGATTCCTGACAAGGCAACTG AAGTGCCCATTGCGGTCTTATTTAAAGTAGATGGCAATAAATCCAGATTGTTCTACagtaaaaataaaaatggtaCTGAATGGGGAGAACATGGTTCTGGCAATACACCCTATGATAATTATGACAGCCAACTCACAGAGACATTTATCAAGCAGCTAGATGAATTTTCTTGTGAACATCACAAGGGTGTTACTATTgatttatccttttctaGAAATGGATCTTACTGTTGCGACAAGCATGCAGACAAGAAAAAAGGCACCGGTGGTATGGTCACTGTTCAGGATATACAAGTTTCCTGTAATGAACCTGGTCACACCTCAAGTCGTATTCCATATCACAAACACTCTATTTCTGGTCGTGATTATAAACTCGCTGGTATAAGGTATGAGAGTGGTGGAACTGGGAAAAGTATAACTTTAGATGGACAATTTCCCATTCCTGGTGTAGATAGCGTCTCTGCATTTTACTGCGGAAATAACCCTGTGTTAATATACGTCGAAGGAAATGGTCAAGTTAAAG GTGTTACTGAAAAAACTGAAAGACTACGATCTCCTGGAGCCGGAATCCCTGAGAAAAATGTTAAGGAAGAAAAGGGTGACCAAGATGTTTCAGAACCTGACGTTAAATCCGAAGAACAAGATACTGATGAAAGTGGTGGTCTATCATCTCAGGGTAAAGATGGTTCACCTAGTGTTAGTAAAGCTAAAGGCCCTGAAGTAGATCTAAAACCTCAAGAAGACTCTGAACAAAGACAACCTGTTGATTTACCTTCTGTACGAGGTTATCAACATACTACTGGTTCATTTGGCAAATCTACTAATCAAGTTGGAGGTACTCAACCTGGAGATGTTAGAGCTGAAGGAGAATCTGGTGATACTGGTGCTCAAACTCAAGATACTGCTGCTAAAGATACTCATCCTACTAAAGAAGCTGATTCTGGTACTGAAGGATCTCCTCAACCTCTTATTGGAACCACTGTTGCTACTGTTGGTCTAGGATCATGGGCTATCTTTGGAGCATCCTCTGGCACTCTTACTGAAGCTATTCCTACTCTTAAAGCTGCTTCTGAAAAAGCTCTTACAGATCCTCTAAAATCTGAACCTGTTATTTCTACCGACACTGAACATTCTAAAGAGCCCCTAAAACATCAAGTTCCTGACACCgtctga
- a CDS encoding conserved hypothetical protein (encoded by transcript BEWA_050590A), producing the protein MLLSTFGLRMAMRLARSSKDKTKDESFSRKQMSGTHGYLFLLMGISMATNLNTSLLTEKVFRCQNFANKCLVAYMFFISVASFVALFLCELDFSTMVMSEWMLVTSHSMHVLVGMFGNGMMARNIFILGYGINGALEAFICFSAAGVVSKLFLNSTYSLIYTGFPAGSIFLGTTQTILNRVVGTSTISQMRKNLVLCHGIHALLSSVAGIWATFLYIKYGHSVKEDDKKDEGEENKTEDEKKSESENKKLSVGQKILQTIESFKYARYYYSRLILVVCAYFLRYFFFPCLIPFVLDIPHHIKLICSLSLILSEFISKLNTVGVNETINPSEKEPSQSHAMFLLMRDAYLHFTIIICIASSSFVLWSSLTGRYHFSKSPIFIFCFIITMGISYGYLSTRSINGCKPVLDYYTKQLDNNGKPMVEEKVANGSGVSDVATLTINVALMFISVFSDTT; encoded by the coding sequence ATGTTGCTAAGTACATTCGGGCTCCGCATGGCAATGAGACTCGCTCGCTCATCTAAAGACAAAACAAAGGACGAATCATTCTCCAGGAAGCAGATGAGTGGTACACACGGATACCTCTTTCTCCTCATGGGCATCTCTATGGCCACGAACTTGAACACTAGTTTGCTAACGGAAAAGGTCTTTAGGTGTCAGAACTTTGCCAACAAGTGTCTGGTGGCCTACATGTTCTTCATATCAGTGGCATCATTCGTGGCTCTATTTCTCTGCGAGTTGGACTTTTCGACCATGGTAATGAGTGAATGGATGTTGGTGACGTCTCACTCAATGCATGTACTCGTGGGCATGTTTGGCAATGGCATGATGGCTCgcaacatcttcatcctgGGCTACGGGATAAACGGGGCGTTGGAGGCGTTCATCTGTTTTTCAGCCGCTGGCGTTGTCTCTAAACTATTTCTCAATTCAACCTACTCTTTGATATACACAGGGTTCCCTGCTGGTTCCATTTTTTTGGGAACCACCCAGACTATACTGAACCGTGTAGTTGGAACCAGTACAATTTCGCAAATGAGAAAGAACCTGGTATTATGCCACGGAATTCATGCTTTATTATCATCCGTAGCAGGCATTTGGGCGACCTTTCTCTACATCAAATATGGGCATTCTGTCAAGGAAGATGACAAAAAGGATGAGGGTGAAGAGAACAAgactgaagatgaaaagaagtCCGAGAGTGAAAACAAGAAGCTCAGTGTTGGccaaaaaattttacagactattgaaagttttaaatATGCAAGGTACTACTACTCGAGGCTCATTTTGGTCGTTTGTGCATATTTCCTAAGGTATTTTTTCTTTCCTTGTCTCATTCCATTTGTACTGGACATTCCACACCATATCAAGCTCATATGTTCTCTCTCACTCATTCTTTCAGAGTTCATATCAAAGCTAAACACTGTGGGTGTCAACGAGACTATAAATCCATCAGAGAAGGAGCCTTCCCAGTCTCATGCCATGTTCTTGCTAATGAGGGATGCCTATCTACACTTTACGATAATTATCTGCATTGCATCTTCGTCATTTGTCTTATGGTCCTCTTTGACTGGCAGGTATCACTTTTCAAAGTCACccatattcatcttttGCTTTATCATAACAATGGGAATATCATATGGTTACTTGTCAACCAGATCTATTAACGGCTGTAAGCCTGTGCTGGACTATTACACTAAACAGCTGGATAATAATGGAAAACCGATGGTAGAAGAAAAGGTTGCCAATGGCTCTGGAGTCTCAGATGTTGCCACTCTTACAATCAATGTGGCTCTAATGTTCATTTCAGTCTTTTCAGATACCACCTAA
- a CDS encoding signal peptide containing protein (encoded by transcript BEWA_050600A) yields MKICHTLLAILVARWARCGDGDGKGALKGAEKQNPPELPKPEEPVNPFLDKEVKQKNNSYDDFEILYKAQDSSSTPENTTAPASAQSNGGSTAATLDLANPNLSILRVFNIRIKGIPARLYLVTRKIGTNVFVRQIMSNGKNVWFGGNGKSCLYCIAFFKEEIDMVATMIKEAYKIYKDLRENGTNGWQLSTENNDTKIGVLKTITGEVVRFSIDTSLVKNEKCS; encoded by the exons atgaagattTGTCATACACTCTTGGCAATATTAGTGGCAAGATGGGCAAGGTGTGGAGATGGTGATGGAAAAGGGGCACTAAAGGGTGCAGAGAAACAGAATCCTCCAGAACTTCCTAAGCCTGAAGAACCTGTAAACCCTTTCCTAGACAAG GAAGTTAAGCAAAAGAATAACAGTTATGATGACTTTGAGATACTATACAAAGCACAAGACTCCAGTTCTACCCCTGAAAATACGACTGCTCCTGCGTCGGCTCAATCTAATGGTGGCTCTACTGCAGCAACCTTGGATCTTGCCAATCCTAACCTTTCCATATTAAGGGTATTCAACATCAGAATTAAGGGAATCCCTGCAAGGCTGTATCTTGTTACGCGTAAGATTGGTACTAATGTTTTTGTCAGACAAATAATGAGCAATGGTAAAAACGTATGGTTTGGTGGTAATGGTAAATCATGCCTTTACTGTAttgcatttttcaaagaagAGATTGACATGGTAGCCACTATGATCAAAGAGGCATATAAAATCTATAAAGATCTTCGCGAAAATGGCACGAACGGCTGGCAACTTAGCACCGAGAATAATGATACGAAGATTGGTGTATTAAAGACCATAACGGGTGAAGTTGTAAGGTTCTCTATTGACACCTCCCTggtaaagaatgaaaaatgcaGTTGA
- a CDS encoding signal peptide containing protein (encoded by transcript BEWA_050610A) has product MKVPFIWYFITIFGISDCHGFQPSARGTSDQPSATLDLSKKNNSVGTYHSKVLDNKTIQTFLLYSVTATKVVEGDDTIWEAEGEERCLYAQITVEGGLETLVLKIKTDREAEVKFRREDGQWTNTSGTAECPVEEGPSQNQDYVDHNTLEEANNDSC; this is encoded by the coding sequence ATGAAAGTACCATTTATATGGTACTTTATTACAATTTTTGGCATTTCCGACTGTCATGGCTTTCAGCCGAGTGCCAGAGGGACTTCTGATCAGCCCTCAGCTACTTTGGATCTTTCAAAGAAGAACAACTCAGTAGGTACATATCATAGCAAAGTTCTTGATAATAAGACCATCCAGACATTCCTTCTCTATAGCGTCACTGCGACCAAAGTTGTAGAAGGTGACGATACCATTTGGGAGGCCgaaggagaagagagaTGCCTGTACGCACAAATAACAGTTGAAGGCGGTCTAGAGACTCTGGTGCTCAAGATAAAAACTGATAGGGAGGCAGAAGTAAAATTCAGGAGGGAAGATGGTCAGTGGACAAACACTTCCGGAACAGCTGAATGTCCAGTGGAAGAAGGTCCCAGTCAAAACCAAGACTATGTAGACCATAATACTCTAGAAGAAGCGAACAATGACTCGTGTTAG
- a CDS encoding signal peptide containing protein (encoded by transcript BEWA_050620A): MKILALLWTVCLVRLCSAGCWSCFSGSKTNDDDSPQATSTPVIPSPDHVDGTLITLDLVSPDDTNVDVDSSAPNIKKYFPKGDVSFYEVKEGTTSIWRAGANEFCRFVRVSLAGNKPITVSLNVRNNAEDKNITVKNFKKEGDSWKSIYGRLTNSDSRRTND, encoded by the coding sequence atgaagattctggcATTGCTATGGACGGTATGTTTGGTAAGATTGTGTAGCGCAGGATGTTGGTCTTGCTTTTCTGGAAGTAAAACAAATGATGACGATTCTCCTCAAGCTACTAGTACTCCAGTTATTCCTTCACCTGATCATGTTGATGGCACTCTCATTACTCTTGACCTCGTCAGCCCGGATGATACAAATGTAGATGTTGATTCTTCCGCGCcaaatattaaaaaataCTTTCCAAAGGGTGATGTAAGTTTTTACGAGGTTAAAGAGGGAACTACAAGCATATGGAGGGCTGGAGCTAATGAGTTCTGTAGATTTGTAAGAGTATCCTTGGCAGGGAATAAACCAATCACAGTTTCATTAAACGTCAGAAATAACGCCGAAGATAAGAATATTACTGTAAAGAATTTTAAGAAAGAGGGGGACTCATGGAAGTCTATATATGGAAGATTAACTAATTCAGACTCAAGGAGGACAAATGATTGA
- a CDS encoding chaperonin containing t-complex protein 1, eta subunit, putative (encoded by transcript BEWA_050630A), with product MSHLMNLPILLLKEGTDTSQGRAQIISNINACQVIVNCVKTTLGPRGMDKLIHTENDVTITNDGATVLNLLDVAHPAASVLVDIAKSQDDEVGDGTTSVTVLAGELLSEAKTFVADGMSPQMIIKYFRQACDMALKTIDNISINLSNKSQQEKTSLLLKCAETTLTSKLVSGHKEFFAKMVVDAVSLLDTDLDQDLIGIKKVTGGSCTDSLLVKGVAFKKTFSYAGAEQQPKKFEKPKILLLNLELELKAEKENAEILITNPEEYQSIVDAEWSIINEKLEKIANLGANVVLSKLPIGDIATQFFASKNIFCAGRVEQSDLLRTSKATGAAIQTTVNGVCADVLGTCGVFEEVQIGGERFNLFKDCEHSKTSTIILRGGAQQFIDESERSLHDAIMIVRRAMKSNSIVGGGGAIEMELSKVLREYSLSIVGKQQIIINAFARALECIPRNLAINSGFNPTDLLSKLRREHAKTKGDPVWFGIDCIRGGICDSYLECIWEPSVVKKNVVYSATEAACLVLSIDETVKHNKQAGMNSALPGQN from the exons atgagCCACTTGATGAACCTACCAATCCTCCTCCTCAAGGAAGGAACCGATACTTCGCAAGGCAGAGCACAAATCATCAGCAACATCAATGCCTGCCAAGTTATCGTCAATTGTGTAAAGACCACACTAG GACCTCGTGGTATGGACAAACTTATACACACTGAAAATGATGTTACAATAACGAATGATGGAGCCACAGTTCTTAATCTTTTGGATGTAGCGCATCCTGCAGCATCTGTCTTGGTTGATATTGCCAAGTCACAAGATGATGAAGTAGGAGATGGAACAACTTCTGTAACCGTACTTGCCG GAGAGTTGTTATCGGAAGCGAAAACATTTGTGGCAGATGGAATGAGTCCACAAATGATCATAAAATACTTTCGTCAAGCTTGTGACATGGCTTTAAAGACCATTGATAATATAAGCATTAATCTTTCCAACAAATCACAACA GGAAAAGACATCTTTACTCCTAAAATGTGCAGAAACGACCTTGACATCAAAACTTGTCTCTGGTCACAAGGAATTCTTTGCAAAAATGGTAGTTGATGCAGTATCATTGCTAGACACTGATCTCGACCAAGATTTAATCGGAATTAAAAAGGTCACTGGCGGATCCTGCACCGACTCTCTGCTCGTGAAGGGAGTTGCATTTAAGAAGACGTTCAGCTATGCTGGAGCGGAACAACAACCAAAGAAATTTGAGAAACCTAAAATCCTTCTTTTGAACCTTGAGTTGGAACTCAAGGCTGAGAAGGAAAATGCCGAAATTTTAATAACTAATCCAGAG GAGTACCAAAGTATCGTAGATGCAGAGTGGTCTATTATTAACGAAAAGCTCGAGAAGATTGCAAATTTGGGAGCAAATGTCGTACTTTCTAAGCTACCAATCGGTGATATTGCCACCCAGTTCTTTGCGA GTAAAAACATCTTCTGTGCTGGAAGGGTTGAGCAAAGCGATCTCTTGAGAACATCAAAGGCCACAGGAGCTGCTATTCAAACCACAGTAAATGGAGTTTGTGCTGATGTCCTAG GGACATGTGGAGTATTTGAAGAGGTACAAATTGGCGGGGAACGCTTCAATTTATTCAAGGACTGCGAACACTCAAAAACTTCAACCATCATATTGAGAGGAGGCGCTCAGCAGTTTATAGACGAGTCTGAACGCTCATTACACGATGCCATCATGATTGTAAGGAGGGCTATGAAAAGCAATTCAATTGTTGGTGGAGGTGGCGCTATTGAAATGGAACTTTCAAAGGTATTGCGCGAGTACAGTCTGTCAATTGTTGGAAAGCAACAAATCATTATAAATGCATTTGCGAGGGCACTTGAATGCATACCAAGAAATCTCGCAATAAATTCCGGATTCAATCCTACGGATCTTCTCAGCAAACTTCGCAGAGAACATGCAAAAACAAAGGGTGATCCTGTATGGTTTGGAATTGACTGTATACGCGGAGGAATATGCGACTCATACCTCGAGTGTATTTGGGAACCTTCAGTTGTCAAGAAAAACGTTGTCTACTCTGCAACAGAAGCTGCATGTCTGGTTTTGTCAATAGATGAAACTGTAAAGCATAATAAGCAAGCTGGAATGAATAGTGCACTTCCAGGACAAAATTAA